The genome window ATTTATTATTTGCTTTTATGGTTTTTGAATTCATTGATCATTATTCCGGTCGATTTTTGTATTCATTAAATATCTATTTTTAAACTTTCAATAATCTATGTAATTCAATTATATAATCTCTAAAGTAAGATATTTAATATAATTTCTTAGGTATTTAAAAGCAGATAACAATAAAATTATTTAGTTAAATAAAAATACTTGAGTCAATAATCTTTTTATTTATAAATGGAAGAAGATTTAGAAAATTATAAATATTTTTTATTATAATGGTATATCTTCAAAATAAATAAGCTTGAATTAAACTAAGATATAAAAATTTTACCGATATCGATATTAAAGTCTCTGGAGAACTGATGGATCATAAAATTATATGGCATAAGGTTTTAGAAGATCGTAATTTTCTAAAAGAAAATAGAGTAATGACTGTATCGGCTGGACATAAACAAGTTTGCCTATCGCATTTTGATGGAGGCTTTCATGCAATATCGAATAAATGTCCTCACCAAGGTGGTCCGCTAGGAGAAGGCTCAATTGAAAATGGTTTACTGAGATGTCCTTGGCATGGATGGGACTTCAATCCTAAGGGTGGAAATTCAGATGGTTTTGATGATGGTCTAGCTGCATATCCAATCAAAATCGAAGGCAATAGTATTTTTGTCGGAATGGAAGAAGAACCGGAACACAAATTAACTGTTTCGGATCTCATGGCAGAGACTATGGTAAGATGCGGAGTGAATCGAGTTTTTGGAATGGTTGGACATTCAAATCTGGGACTCGCAGATGCCTTTCGTCGATTAGAAGAGCAAGATAAATTGAAGTTTATTGGGATTCGTCATGAAGGAGCAGCTTCATTTGCAGCTTCCGCCTATGGAAAGTTAACTGGAAAGCCTGCTGCATGTTTTGCAATTGCTGGTCCTGGAAGTACGAATATGTTTACAGGACTCTGGGATGCAAAAGTCGATCGAGCTCCCATTCTTGCACTAACCGGACAGGTTGCAACACAGGTAGTCGGAACTGGCAATTTTCAAGAAGTGGATTTGGTACGAGCTTTTCAAACTGTAGCCGAATTCAATCATAGAGTGGAGAATACTTCCAAGCACACAGAACTAATGATGCTCGCAATCAAGCATGCCATAATAAAAAGAGATGTTTCTCATCTAACATTTCCAGATCAAGTTCAAACAATTCCCGCTGAAAGCTTCCATCCCAAATCATTGAATAAGAGAATGACCTCATTGAGAATATTACCAGCCGAGGATATAATCAATGAACTAATCAGCAAAATTAAATCATCTAAGAAGCCTACGATTATAGTAGGACATGGTGCAAGGTTTAATATGAAAGAAATTATTGGATTTGCAGAAACAATCCATGCACCTGTGATGACTACTTTTAAGGGTAAAGGTCAGATTTCCGACGCTCACCCTCTTGGTTGTGGCGTTCTCGGTAGATCGGGAACCCCGATAGCTTCCTATTTTATGAATGAATCAGACCTACTGATTGTAATTGGCTCTTCTTTTTCTAATCATACAGGTATTACTCCTAAGAAACCAATTATCCAAATTGATTTCGATCCAATGGCTTTGGCAAAATTTCACAAAATCGACTTGCCAGTGTTTGGTGAAATTTCCGAAACAATGAAATTAATTATTCAATCCAAAGAAAAATTTGTCGCAAGTCAAATTGACCAAAGATCTGAGATCAAAAAAAGATGGGAGATTTGGAGAGAAGAAAAAGAGAGAAGATTATTAGAGGACAACAACAAGGGAGTAAGTTCAATTAGAATTTTTGAATCACTTACTAAGCATATATCGGACGATGCTATAATCTGCGTCGATGTGGGAAATAATGCCTATTCATTAGGACGCTATTTCGAATGTAAATCTCAGACATTTCTTATGTCAGGATATCTGGGTTCCATAGGATTTGCTTTACCTGCATCCTTGGGAGCATGGGCAGCTGTTGGAGATGAACGTCAAATAGTTGTGGTTGCAGGTGATGGGGGAATCAGTCAATATCTTGCTGAAATTACGACAATAGTCAAATACAAAATGCCCATCAAAATCATTGTCTTAAATAATAATGAATTAGGGAAAATCTCGAAAGAACAACGATCAGGTGGATGGGACAAATGGGCAACAGAACTTGTGAATCCGAATTTTTCTGAATTCGCTAAAAGTTGCGGAGCCTATGGTGAAAGTATTTCCAAAAATCAAGAAGTCAGTGATGCAATCCAAAGATTATTCAAAGTGAAAGGTCCTGGTCTATTGGAAATCCATTCCGACGTTGATCTAATATAGAAATCCATTTCCTAGTTTTTAATTGCGACTTTAGACTTTTCAGCAAATAAAATAGCTGGCTTGTCATTTGGAACCTTTGTTGCAATCACACTAAAAAGCTCGTAGGATTTCTCATATTCCTTATTATTAAAATGCTCCAGAGCATTATTAAATTGATTCAAATATTCTAATTTCTGAGATTTCAATTCTGACTTCTCGGCATCTATCACTTCATATATGCGGATTGGCTCCATTTTGCCCTTAACTCTTGTAATTCCCAAACTCCTCATTGTCCAAATATTTTCATTCAGTGCGTTCAAAGTGTCACTACTAATAATCATGGGAACTCCGTAGTCACGTGTCAAACTTTCCAATCTGGAAGTAAGATTTACAGCATCGGAAATCACAGTCGTATCCATACGTAGCGTCTCGCCTATAGTTCCGATGATCAGATTGCCAGTATGTAAAGCTGTTCCAATCGCTATCGGTTGTTGATTTTTTTCTTGCATCCAAATATTATAATCATTTAATTCTCTAAATATATCCAGAGATGCTCTGATTGCATCATCTGGATTTTCGGGAAATAACGCCATAATAGAATCACCGATGTATTTATCTATAAACCCTCTCTCACGTCGAATCGTTGGACCAACGCGACTTAGATAACCATTTAGAAAACGAAAATTTTCTTCTGGAGTCATTAGTTCTGAAATGGACGTGAAAGATCGAATATCAGAAAATAATACAGTCATGGTTTTCTCAGATGCATCACCTAATTCTACACTTACGAGATCAGTTTTGCCTAGATATCTAATAAACTCAACTGGGACGAATCTCGCAAAAGAGTCAGTCATTCGCTTCTGTAATTCCAATGCATTTTTCTGCAAGGCTTCCTTTTCTCTTTTCAGAATATTGATTCGATCAGCAAGGGCAAATGAAAGAAGAATCACCTCCAGTGCTGAACCGATCTGAGGACTTATATTTATTATTGGAATATATGGAAGCAGGCCAAAATTTCTAAACCCAATCGCAACGACTCCTAATACTAACATCATCCATGCGAATACAAAAAACCGAGCTGCCCTATATCCTTTTTTCCAAGAATAAATTCCCGTTCCTATCAACAATACGGAAGTAAAAACTCCAAGAAATATCGATAGCTGAATTGCGAGTAAATACTTGCCGAGTATAGAGTAAATCATCAATCCAAAAGCAATTGACTCAATACCAATAAAAATTTTGAAAAAACGCGGAGATCGAGATTTGAGTTGGAGAAAACTTGCAGCAAACAACGATGCAAATAGTGATGCGGAAGCTACAAAAAAAGGAAGACTGTGAGCCGCCCACCATAGATTCCAACTCCAGAAAATTTCATGTCCGAATCCCCACATACCCGCTTGAAAGAATCCAAAACACGTTATATAAAAAACATAATAAATATATGAAACATCTTTAACAGATAGATATAAAAATAAATTATAGAAAACCATTACAAACATTATACCAAAATAAATACCGTATAAATATTGCTCTTTATGATCTTTTAGTATAAACGAATTCTGAGTATGAATTGTAATCGGAAGTAACATAGCGCCTTCACTTTCAAAACTCATAAATATTGATAGAGACTCACTTGCATCCATAGGAATGTAAAAGAGGAAATTTCTATGTATTAAATCTCTTGATTCAACTTCCTTCCACTTGCCGGCTTGCTTATGAATCAATTCGCCATCCTTCTCATAATATAAATCTATATAATCAAGAATAGATGTTATTTCCAGGATCAGATTCTCATTTCTATCTAATGAATTGTATAAATCAAAATGTATCCAATATCTAGAATTTGTGTAACCGAAATTAGGAGATTTGGAAGGTGATATTCGGAATTCATTGGAGGTCTTTAATGATTTTATTTCTTCGTAACCAAGCTTTGCTGTCTTATCCTCCAAGAAAATGAAATCTGGGTTTATTGATTCTCCATCGACTTCAATGTTATTGAGTAAATTGGATTTCACAGATTCAGAAAACAAATTGTGAATAGGAAAAATTCCAATGAATAAGTAAAAAAATAAACTAAAAGACAGGCTGAACGAACGAGACATAGAACCTCTTTACATGATAATTCCGATCTCACGATATTAATTGAAAAAGATCAAAAATGTAAATAATTTATTGAACTACAAATATTAAAAACGAAGCATATCGCTTTTTCTCAAATCCCGCCTCAAATAGTGATCTATAACAAAATTTAAAATTTTAAACATAATTTTTGAAATAAACCTGCCATTCCAAGCGCTTTTTTGAAAATCCAAAAGTGCTTCTCTCATTGTTGAATCATAATAAAGCATCTCTTTCTGAAATAGAGCTGCATCTAGGGAAATTTTGTTTAGAATCAATTGTTTAACAAGAAACGATGTCCAATGGACTGCTTCATAACAATCCATAGTTTCATGTTTCCAATAAGGTGACATGCTTTGGTTAGATTCAATAATCTTAAGATTGAATTTATTCCTATTTATCTCAGACAGGATCGGTACCTCTCTTATTCTTACGCTAAATACAGCTACGAATATAAAATCAGGAGGTGATTTTTTTAAAAAATTTAAAGTATTGTAAATCGTATCTTTATTTTCTCCAGGAAACCCAACAATAATTGAGGCGACTGTTGTTAATCCATGCTTTCTACATAAGGAAAGTGCCAAATGATTTTTTTCTATACCTAATTTTTTATTCATATTCTTTAAAATAGTAGGATCACCAGATTCAATTCCAATTTGGACTTGTATACATCCAGCTTCCTTTAAAAGCAAAACCACGGTTTCATCACAAAGATCGTCTGCTCTTGCATAACAAGTCCATTTTATCTTCAGATTTTCTCCTATAATAAGATTGCATAACTTAACCAATCTTTGCTTAGGCATTGTGAATAAAGAATCTAAACAAACAATAAATTCTATATTAAGTTCGTTAATATAATATTTCCAATCCTCAAATATTTTTTCTGCAGATTTCATCCTAAACTTTGTATCATCAAAAAGGAATGGATAGTTACAAAATGCACATCGATAAGGACAACCTCGAACACTTTCATAATAAATAAGATTGAATTTTCTATTATTTTTCACTTCAGAAAGAGCCCAATTTGGAACTGTAAGCTTATCTAAAGACAACGTATCGGGAACACCGCTAAATAAGAATATACTATGTTGAGTTCTAACAATTCGTCCATTCTTTGGAGGGTGAATTTCTTTAAAACTAGATCGAATCCATTCGGCGATTGCTGGCACCAGATATTCTCCGTAACCAATTGCCAAGATATCTAGATCTTTTTCTCCTTCCCAATACTTGTATATGCTTCCTGCAAGTGCACCACCAATTACTAAACGATTGTGCTTAGTTTTGAATAATTTAATTATAGATTTCAACTCACCTAGATCCTTTAGATAAGTTGAGGAGATAAAAACAACTTCGTGCTCTTCGAGCAAATCACTAAACAGTGATTGATTTAAAAAAATTTCATCAAGTGTTATGGATGTACATTGGATTTGTTCTTTTTCCAAAAGTGTAGTAAGTATTACTTCGGTTAAGTATGGAGAATCATTTTGATTTTTTTTATTAAAAAAATCATTAAACTGATCTTTGAATTCTTTTGTCTTTCGTAAGAATATTTTTTTTATTTCACCGGCAAGCACTACTTCTGCAATAATTGTTTTGATTCGATGCTCCAACCATTGATGGCTATCAAATCCAAATTTAGCGAATTGTTTGACGATAAAGCTTTTAGCAGTGGATTTATGATCAACAAGGAAGCTCCCTGTAACAACCAATACTTTGGCTTCTGTCATAATTTTTTTTGCCAAGCTATTCTTATTCTGTCAAGAATTAATCTTGCCTTAGATATGATTCAATTTTCCTATAGATACAAAATGTCCTTATTTAGATTTCTTCAGACCGAAGTATTGGAAAAAGTCGTTGATGAGTTTAGTATTCTGGAGAATTCAAAAACATCACTTCCAGGAATAAATTTTGAGAAGTTCAATCACGAAAGCCTAATCGAACTAATCAATAAATACGGAATCACAGAAACTTCCGCAATATTTTACAATAAGCTAGTATCGGAATCCAAGAGTAGTGCTTTTATAAAAAGTATAGATTCATTAGAACCGAACCTATTCAATCTTCCAAAAATTGAAGGAAAATTGCTGATCGTTCCATCAGGCTTTTACAAAGAATTGCCAGAGTATGCCGGCGATGGATCGTTGATTCGTGAGATCGCAGAAAAATTCAACTTAGAATCTGAATTGATTCCCATTGATACAAAAGGCTCGATATCTCAAAATTCTGAAACAATAATTAAATTCTTAAGTCAACAAAAGGATGATAAAATCATAATATTCTCATTAAGTAAAGGTGGTTCAGATTTAATGCTAGCATTAAAGAATCAACCTTCAATACAGAATAAAATTTTTGTTTGGGTGTCCATTTGCGGACTTTTTAATGGTACTAGACTAGCTGATCAATTCCTTCAAAGAAGAGGCGTTGGACGCTTAGTACAGGATGGTATTTTCAAATCACTAGGTATTCATAAAAATTTCTTACCAGAATTTTCGCATTCTGGTGGTGTGTTATCTAACAGCGAGACATTGAATGTAAAAAACCTAATAAGCGTTATAGGAATTCCCATTGAGTCACATCTGCGGGGCAATTTACTAAAACGATTTCGTACCTTAGCAACATATGGACCAAATGATGGAATTTCCCTTAGCCTTGATTCCATAATTCCTAATTCTAATGTCTATCCAATTTGGGGTGGAGATCATTATTTTAGATTCAAAGGAATTTCTGAGTTAATATATAAATTATTGATTTATATTTCGGAATTGGAGAATTGATTTGAATTTACCGTCTTCCTGGTATTATGTTTCTAGCAGCAGATCTATAAAAAGAAAAAAACTGCACTCCTTCGAAATAGCTCAATATTCAATTGTCCTGTATCGAAATTCTAGAAATTTGATTATAGCTCTTGAATCAAGGTGTTCACATCTTGGGACAAACCTCAGTAATGGTTTCATAGAGAAAGACGAATTGGTCTGCCCATTGCACCATTGGCATTTTGATGAAGATGGTAATTGCATAAAAAACTCATGCAAAAATAAGAATATTCAATTTAAGCAAACCAAATTTCCAACGCAAGAAGCTTTTGGATCAATTTTTGTTTTCCTTGGAGATGATTTTTTTCAATTTCCTATGGTTCCGAATTTTGAAAATTTTATTTTCAAATCTTTACCTAAAGTAAATCTAGAAACCGATTGGTTTACAGTTGGAGCGAACGGCTATGACACCCTGCATTTATCTATTGTTCATAAACGCGGGTTGAAAGAAGAGCCGATCCTTACTTTTCCAGAAAAGCATATTTTTATCATGGAAACGAAAGCATTCGTTGAAGGTAAAAATATATCGGATAGAATTATCAAATTTATTTCGAAGGATTCAATTACAGCAAAGATCTCATCTTTTGGAGGTGTATTCATAGTCTTAGAATCGAATTTACATACTAGACAAACATTGTTATTGGTCTTCTTACAACCAAATAAAGATAATGTGAATATCATAGCTATAGCCGGGATTCGAAGAAGTATATTCTTTGTGGATTTTTTTAAGAAATATATTTCAGCTTACTTTTTTAAAAAATTTCTCTTCAAAGATATAAAACCATTGAGTAAAATGAAATTGAGAATCGAAAATATGAAACTTGATCCAGTACTTAAAAATTATCATAAATATTTACAAAATCTAAAACAAATATAGATTCATGAAAATTCCAAGTCGAAAGGAAATAATTACATTTTCAATTCATTTCATTGCTCAAGGAATACTTTTTGTTATAGTCTATGGAATCACGAATTGGTTGGCATCTTTAAGAGACAGCCATTTACAACTATTTTTGGAATACGAGCTGTTGATTCCTTTTTTACCAGAATTTATATTTAT of Leptospira sp. GIMC2001 contains these proteins:
- a CDS encoding thiamine pyrophosphate-binding protein, whose product is MDHKIIWHKVLEDRNFLKENRVMTVSAGHKQVCLSHFDGGFHAISNKCPHQGGPLGEGSIENGLLRCPWHGWDFNPKGGNSDGFDDGLAAYPIKIEGNSIFVGMEEEPEHKLTVSDLMAETMVRCGVNRVFGMVGHSNLGLADAFRRLEEQDKLKFIGIRHEGAASFAASAYGKLTGKPAACFAIAGPGSTNMFTGLWDAKVDRAPILALTGQVATQVVGTGNFQEVDLVRAFQTVAEFNHRVENTSKHTELMMLAIKHAIIKRDVSHLTFPDQVQTIPAESFHPKSLNKRMTSLRILPAEDIINELISKIKSSKKPTIIVGHGARFNMKEIIGFAETIHAPVMTTFKGKGQISDAHPLGCGVLGRSGTPIASYFMNESDLLIVIGSSFSNHTGITPKKPIIQIDFDPMALAKFHKIDLPVFGEISETMKLIIQSKEKFVASQIDQRSEIKKRWEIWREEKERRLLEDNNKGVSSIRIFESLTKHISDDAIICVDVGNNAYSLGRYFECKSQTFLMSGYLGSIGFALPASLGAWAAVGDERQIVVVAGDGGISQYLAEITTIVKYKMPIKIIVLNNNELGKISKEQRSGGWDKWATELVNPNFSEFAKSCGAYGESISKNQEVSDAIQRLFKVKGPGLLEIHSDVDLI
- a CDS encoding 7TM diverse intracellular signaling domain-containing protein — protein: MSRSFSLSFSLFFYLFIGIFPIHNLFSESVKSNLLNNIEVDGESINPDFIFLEDKTAKLGYEEIKSLKTSNEFRISPSKSPNFGYTNSRYWIHFDLYNSLDRNENLILEITSILDYIDLYYEKDGELIHKQAGKWKEVESRDLIHRNFLFYIPMDASESLSIFMSFESEGAMLLPITIHTQNSFILKDHKEQYLYGIYFGIMFVMVFYNLFLYLSVKDVSYIYYVFYITCFGFFQAGMWGFGHEIFWSWNLWWAAHSLPFFVASASLFASLFAASFLQLKSRSPRFFKIFIGIESIAFGLMIYSILGKYLLAIQLSIFLGVFTSVLLIGTGIYSWKKGYRAARFFVFAWMMLVLGVVAIGFRNFGLLPYIPIINISPQIGSALEVILLSFALADRINILKREKEALQKNALELQKRMTDSFARFVPVEFIRYLGKTDLVSVELGDASEKTMTVLFSDIRSFTSISELMTPEENFRFLNGYLSRVGPTIRRERGFIDKYIGDSIMALFPENPDDAIRASLDIFRELNDYNIWMQEKNQQPIAIGTALHTGNLIIGTIGETLRMDTTVISDAVNLTSRLESLTRDYGVPMIISSDTLNALNENIWTMRSLGITRVKGKMEPIRIYEVIDAEKSELKSQKLEYLNQFNNALEHFNNKEYEKSYELFSVIATKVPNDKPAILFAEKSKVAIKN
- a CDS encoding B12-binding domain-containing radical SAM protein, producing the protein MAKKIMTEAKVLVVTGSFLVDHKSTAKSFIVKQFAKFGFDSHQWLEHRIKTIIAEVVLAGEIKKIFLRKTKEFKDQFNDFFNKKNQNDSPYLTEVILTTLLEKEQIQCTSITLDEIFLNQSLFSDLLEEHEVVFISSTYLKDLGELKSIIKLFKTKHNRLVIGGALAGSIYKYWEGEKDLDILAIGYGEYLVPAIAEWIRSSFKEIHPPKNGRIVRTQHSIFLFSGVPDTLSLDKLTVPNWALSEVKNNRKFNLIYYESVRGCPYRCAFCNYPFLFDDTKFRMKSAEKIFEDWKYYINELNIEFIVCLDSLFTMPKQRLVKLCNLIIGENLKIKWTCYARADDLCDETVVLLLKEAGCIQVQIGIESGDPTILKNMNKKLGIEKNHLALSLCRKHGLTTVASIIVGFPGENKDTIYNTLNFLKKSPPDFIFVAVFSVRIREVPILSEINRNKFNLKIIESNQSMSPYWKHETMDCYEAVHWTSFLVKQLILNKISLDAALFQKEMLYYDSTMREALLDFQKSAWNGRFISKIMFKILNFVIDHYLRRDLRKSDMLRF
- a CDS encoding Rieske 2Fe-2S domain-containing protein, with the protein product MNLPSSWYYVSSSRSIKRKKLHSFEIAQYSIVLYRNSRNLIIALESRCSHLGTNLSNGFIEKDELVCPLHHWHFDEDGNCIKNSCKNKNIQFKQTKFPTQEAFGSIFVFLGDDFFQFPMVPNFENFIFKSLPKVNLETDWFTVGANGYDTLHLSIVHKRGLKEEPILTFPEKHIFIMETKAFVEGKNISDRIIKFISKDSITAKISSFGGVFIVLESNLHTRQTLLLVFLQPNKDNVNIIAIAGIRRSIFFVDFFKKYISAYFFKKFLFKDIKPLSKMKLRIENMKLDPVLKNYHKYLQNLKQI